In the genome of Caulobacter flavus, the window GGACTCACGGGGGAAGGCGGGGGATTCGACGGCGTCGGCTCCGTCGCGGGGCAGCCTAACCGAGGCGCCCGTCCGGGGCGACGGCCTTGCGCCGGAACGTGGGCGGGCTATGTCCGGTTGATGACCGATCTCTCCCTGCGCCTGGCCCGTCCGGAGGACATTCCCGCCCTGACCGCGCTGATGAACGCGGCGATCGCCGAGCTGCTGACGCCGTTCCTGCCGCCCGAGGGCGTGAAGGCCTCGTTCGAGGTGATGGGGCTGGACAGCCAGCTGATCGCCGACGGCACCTATTTCGTCGTCGAGGATGGGGGGCAGATCGCCGGTTGCGGCGGCTGGAGCCGGCGCGCCACCTTGTTCGGCGGCGACCATTCGGCCGGGCGCGACGCGGCCATGCTGGATCCGGCGCGTGACGCCGCGCGGGTGCGGGCGATGTACACCCACCCCGACCACGTGCGGAAGGGCGTCGGCCGGACGATCCTGGCGGCCTGCGAGCAGGCCGCGGCGGGCGAAGGCTTCACCCGCGTCGAGATGGCCGCGACCATGGGCGGCGTGCCGCTGTACGAGGCCTGCGGCTACGTGCTGATCGAGCCGTTCACCGCGCCGACCTCCAAGGGTTACGACGTGCCGCTGGCCCGGATGGGCAAGACGCTGGGGGGCGGCCCCGGCGCGCTAGGGCCTCTGGCCTCACATGGAAGCATGCGAGGCTAAAGGCTCCAGATCAGACATCCAGAGCGCGTTAGCCGGCGAAACCGCTCACGCTTTCGCCAGGTGCGCTCCAGGCGCCGGAGCCGCCCGCCGGCTCATTTGACGAAGATCTTCTGGTTGCTGGCGATCATCAGGTCGAGCAGACCCTCGGGTTGGGTCATGAAGTCCATGGGCAGCGTCCCGTAGGGCGCGACGCCATTTTCGATGATGAAGTCGAAGATATGGGCGTTGATCATGTAGAAGCCCTCGGCGACGCCGCGCGGGAGCATCGCCGCGTTCGAGCCGCTGAGGAAGTTCAGGAACCACACGTCCGGCCGCCAGCTGTTCATGTACCGCTCGATCAATGCGATCTTGTCGTGGACCGAGAACGAGTTGAGGCCGTACCGATCCTGGATCGCGTAGGGTTCGCCTGCCGTGTTGAACAGGTACCCTCCGGCTTCGGAGAAGCTGTCGCTGTCATCCGGCCATTCGAAGGAGTCGGAGCCCGTCGCGTTCTTGAATTCGATCATCTCGATGCCGCGGCAGTGGAGATACTTGCTGCTGGCCTTGTCGAACTTGTAGCGCCGCATGAAGACGATCTTCTGCCGCAGGTCCTTCAGGGGCTTCTGGTGAGTATCGATCTCGAAGTGGTCCAGCCAGTTGTCGCCGCCGAAGGTGTTGTTCAGCGCGCGGCGCACCAGGCTGATCACGCTGTCGTGGAAATGGTTCTCGGCGTCGGAGTTTATGCACATCACGATGGTTTCCGCGGTTCCCCGGTGCTTGAGGAACTCGGCCATCGGCGCGAGGCAGTCCTTCTCGAAATACTTCCCGGTGTTCGATGCGCCGTGGACGATCTCGAGCGGGTAGGTGGAATCAAGACGGATATCGAAATAGCGGGCGCCCTTGTCGAGTTGTTCGCCGATCGACAGGTCCTGGCAGCGGCTGAGGGGGATGATGTAGGCGGCGGTGCCTGCGTCGTGGGAGCCGGGAAGGGTGACGTCGCGCAGATAGGCGTCGTCGGGAAGCTTCGACATCCAGGTCCTGGGATCGATCTTCGGGATCAGGACAATGGTCAGTTTGCCGTCATGCCCGTCGGCGGCGGGGTCCTGGGCCTCAAGCACCTGGAAGTGGACCGCGGCGTCGCCGAACGTGGGCAGGTAGCCTTTCCGGTAGCCCAAGTTCTTCACCAGGTTGGGCGCGGTGACGGGTCGTGCGTCGGCCAGCGTGCCGATTTCGCCCCGGTGCGTGGCGAAGCTCAGGCGGAACTCAGCGGAGTTGTGGCCTTCGGCGAGCGCCTGGGGGCTGGCGACCGTTCTCCCGTACGCGGGGATCTGGCCGCCGCTGAACACTAGGGGGTTGCGCTCTCCGGGCGAGGCCCAGTCTCGGACTTCGATGAGCGTGGTGGTGATGTCGACCGGATGGTCGGTCATGTTGACGATCTGCAGCGTGCATTCGGTCATAGGCGGCTCCGTCGTGCCGGCGACCACAGGGGCGTGGCCAGAGGCGTCGATCCGCCGTGGTTTTCGGGCGCCGATGCGATTGCTCGCTATGCAAGAAGCGCAAGAAAATACAATTTTCAGGTAAAGTCGGGCGAGCCTGGCTCCAGCCCTGTCGCGCTTTGGCGCGAAGAGTGGGGCGGGCCATGCGGCCCGCCCCGATAGTCTGGTCGTCGTTTCCGCTTAGCGGAACAGGCTCAGGATCGAGCTCGACGACTGGTTGGCGATCGAGAGCGCCTGGATGCCCAGCTGCTGCTTGGTTTGCAGGGCTTGCAGCTTGGCGCTTTCCTTGGCCAGGTCGGCGTCGATCAGGTTGCCCACGCCGGCGTCGAGGCTGTCTTGCAGCTTGCCGACGAAGTTCAGGTGGGTGTCCAGGCCGGTCGAGGCCGTGCCCAGCGAGGCCAGCTTGTTGGTGGCCGTCTGCAGGGCGGTGTCGATGGTGGTGATCATCGTCTTGGCCGAGGCGGCGGTCGTGAAGGTGGTGGTGGTCGAGAGACCGATACCGGCCAGCGACAGCGTCTTGGCGTTCACGGTGATGCCCGTGCCGTCCGAGTTGGCCAGGTAGGTCAGCTTGGTGGTCTTGCCGTCGATGATGCTGGCGCCGTTGAACTTGGCGTTGCTGACGGCCTTGGTGATCTGGTCGCGCAGCGAGTTGAAGTCGGCCTTCAGCGCGTTGAACGACGCGGTGTTCAGCGAGGTGTCGGAAGCGGCCAGGGCCTTTTCCTTCATCTTGCCGAGCAGGTCGGTCACGGTGTCGCCAGCGGCCAGGGCCACGTCGATGGTGGACTGACCGCGTTGCAGCGAGTCCTTCACGGCGTTGATCGAGGACGAGGTGGCCGACTGGTTCTTGGCGGTGGCCCAGATCGCGCCGTTGTCCTTGGCGCTACCGATCTTCTTGCCGGTGTTGATGCGCTGCTGGGTGACCTGCAGTTCGCTGTTGGTCGAGTTCAGGTTCTGGAGGGCGATCATCGCCCCCGAGTTCGTGTTGATGCTGTTCAGCGCCATTACGAAGACTCCTTCTTGAGGTGCCCGACGTCATTTTGACGGTCGGAGGGCTTTTTGCCCTGCTGCAACATCTCGTAATATTCTTGAGATTGAGTGAAAATGTCGCGGTTACCGACCCATTTACTGTAGTGATCTGTTAACCTGTTTTGACGCAGCGCCTTGACTGAATCGAGCGATCGCACGGTGTGAGAAACGGTGACTTTCGGCGCGCCCGAATAGACTCTGGAAGTCTGGTCCAGAACGGCGAAAAGCCGGGTGCGAGACCCGGCTTCCGTGATCGAAGATTCAACTTGTCCTGGGGCGCGGGATGCAGCCCTCGGGTCATGCGCAGAGACGGGGCGCCTCGGGCTCGTGGTCGTCGGCTTCGAAGAGGTCGAAGGCCTCTTCCCAGGCCGCCAGCCGGGTCTCGCGCAGCGCCGCGTCGTCGACCACCCGGATCAACTGGTCCTCGCGGTCGTTCCAGACCAGGCCCACGTCCGTCGCCCGCTCGGCGTCGCCGCCCAGCAGCAGGATGACGTCGGCCTTGGCGGCGCGCTCGGGGCTCAGGCGCATCATCGTGCGGCCGCCGCCCAGGTCGCGGTGGATGTCGGCGAAGGCCAGCACGGCCGAGATCATCGCGGCGCTGACCGGACGAACGTGCCAGGACTGGCAGGCGAGGCGGCTCATGTCGGTTTCTCCGAACGTTTGCGATGCTCCCTTTTCCACGTGCGTTGCGACAGAAACGGTCGTAATGATCCGGAATGAGACATGAGAAGGCGACGAAGCTCCTCGACCTGGCCCGCCGGCTGGCCAGTTCCTCCGAGGGGCTGACCCTGGACGAGATGGCCCAGGCGATGGAGGTGGGGCGGCGCACGGCCGAGCGCATGCGCGACGCGGTGTGGACGGCCTTTCCGCAGATGGAGGCGATCGAGGATCCGCCCACCCGGCGTTTCCGCATTCCCTCGGGCCTGGACAGCCTGTTCCAGACACCGACGGCCGAGGAGCTGGCGGCCCTGCGCACCGCCGCCGACTCCAACGCCGCCGCCGGCGCCGACGCCCGGGCCGCGGCCCTGTACGCCCTGGAGGGCAAGCTGCTGTCGGCGCTGAAGGGCTCGGCCCGCCGGCGGGTGGCCCCCGACGTCGAGGCGCTGGTCCAGGCCGAGACCATCGCCGTCCACGCCGGCCCGCGTCCGTTCGAAGACCAGGGCGTGCTGGCGCAGATCCGTTCGGCGGTGAAGGGACTGACGGCGCTGTCGTTCCGCTACGAGGGCGGCAGCCAGCCGGGCCGCACGCGGACGGTCACGCCGCTGGGGATCCTGTTCGGCCGCAGCAACTATCTCGTCTCGCTGGAGGGGCACAGTCCGCGGCCGCGCACCTTCCGCCTGGACCGGATGAGCGACGTCGAGGCGCTGGACAGGCCGGCTTCGCCGCCGGCCGACTTCTCGCTGCAGGCCTTCGCCGACGAGAGCTTCGGCATCTATCACGGCGAGATCGAGGACGTTGTGCTGCGCATCCGCGCCGATCGCGCCGAGGACGCCCTGCGCTGGCGCTTTCACTCCAACCAGGTGGTGACCCAGGGACCAGGCGGCGTGGTGACCGTGGCCTTCCGCGCCAGCGGCATGCTGGAGCTGGCCTGGCACCTGTTCACCTGGGGCGATGCGATCGAGATCGTCTCGCCGGAGAGCCTGAAGAAGATCATGGTCGAGGAGCTGGAGAAGGCGCTGGCGGCCCACCGACGGGCTTAAGTTCAGCTGGCCACCAGCCTCAGCAGCGCCAACTCCCTTGCCCGCTCGGACGAGGCTCGCCGTTTCGGCAGGCCGCTGGTCTCGAAGGCTTCGAGCACGCGGGGGTGGATGTAGGCGGCGCGGCAGACGGCCGGGGTGTTGCCCAGCAGGCCGGCCACGGCCTTGATGCAGAGGTTCAGGGCCTTCTTGGCTTCGGTCCTGGTGGCCGGGGCGGGCTGCAGGCTCAGCGCCTCCAGCGCCGCCAGCGATCCGTACCAGGTGCGGAAGTCCTTGGCCGAGAAGTCCTCGCCGGCGACGGCGCGGATGTAGTCGTTGACGTCGTGGCTCTCGATCGAGCGGCGCTGGCCTTCCTCGTCCAGGTACTGGAACAGGCGCTGGCCGCGCAGGTCCTGGCAGGCCCGGACGATGCGGGCCAGGCGCCGGTCGCGAAAGCCGGTGCGGTGGACCTTGCCGCTCTTGCCCTTGAATTCGAACATCGCCCCGCCGCCGGCCAGCTTCAGGTGGCGCTTCTGCATGGTGGTGAGGCCGAAGCTCTTGTTGGTCTTGGCGTACTCGTCGTTGCCGACCCGGATCAGGGTCAGCTCCAGGAGGCGAACCACGGCGGCCAGCACCTTCTCGCGCGGCAGGCCGCGGCGGGCCAGGTCGGCCTCCACCCGTTTCCTCAGGCGGGGCAGGGCGCGGCCGAAGGCGGCCATGCGCTCGTACTTGCGGGCGTCGCGGTCGGCCCGCCAGTCGGGATGATAGCGATACTGCTTGCGGCCCTTCTGGTCACGGCCGACGGCCTGGATGTGGCCGTTGGGGTCGGGGCAGATCCACACGCTCGTCCAGGCCGGCGGGATGGCCAGGGCGCGGATCCGGTCCAGCGTCGCCTCGTCCCTGACCGGCCGGCCGTCAGCGTCGGCATAGGCGAAGGCGCCGGGCTTGCCCAGGCGGGTCAGGCCCTGTTCCTGGTCGTTGACATAGGCCAGCAGGGTCTTTTCGGCGGCGGGCGCCTCGGCGGTGTCGCGCGGCATGGCGTTCACCACGCGCCGAGGGCTGAAAAATGCCGGTCCATGCGTTCGCTCCCAACCTAATTCCGGCCAACGTGGTAGACGGGGCCTCTGTTCCGGGAGCGTCACTTCGCAATGAACTACCGCCACGCCTTTCACGCCGGCAACTTCGCCGACCTGCAGAAGCACGCGATCTTGCTGGCCCTGCTCGAGGCCCTGACCGTCGACGAGTCGCCGCTGGCGGTGATCGACACCCACGCCGGGGCGGGCGCCTACGACCTGCGCGGCGACATGGCCCAGAAGTCGAAGGAAGCCGCCGCCGGCATCGGCCGCCTGCTGGCCGAGGGCGACGCCCCCGCGCCGTTCGCGTCGCTGCTGAAGGCAGTGGAGGAATTGAACGTCGGCGCGGCCGACGCGCCGCTCTATCCGGGCTCGCCGCTGCTGATCGCCCGGGCCCTGCGCCGGAGCGACCGCTACACCGCCTGCGAACTGCGCGACGACGACTTCGACCAGCTGCGCAAGGTGCTGGGTCCCTACGCCTTCGCCCAGGCCCTGAAGGCCGACGGCTACGCCACGGCCGAGGCCCGCGCCGGGCGCGGCGGCCGCACCTTCGTGCTGATCGATCCGCCGTTCGAGCGGCCCGACGACTACGCCCAGTGCGTGGCCACGGTGCGCGCAGTGCGCAAGGTCGACCCGGCCGCCGTCCTGGCGATCTGGACGCCGCTGAAGGACCTGGAGACCTTCGACGCCTTCGTCCGCGCGCTAGAAAACGTCACGGACGACGCGCTAGTCGCCGAGCTTCGCCTGCGGCCCCTGCGAGACCCGATGAAGATGAACGGCAGCGCCATGGTGCTGGTCGGCGCGCCGGCGGCGATCGAGCCGAAGGTCAGTGAGATCACGACTTTCCTGGCCGCGCGCCTGGGCGAGACCGGCGCGGCGGCCCGCGTCTGGCGCGCCTGACCCGGTGAGCCTGGCGCCCAGCCTTCGTCAGGCATGCGCCGTCTGGCTGAAGGTCGGCTGCCTGGGCTTCGGCGGGCCGGCCGGGCAGATCGCCCTGCTGCACCGGGAAGTGGTCGAGAAGCGCGGCTGGATCGACGAGGACCGCTTCGCCCACGCGCTCAGCTTCTGCATGCTGCTGCCCGGGCCCGAGGCCCAGCAACTGGCCACCTGGCTGGGCTGGCGGCTGCACGGCGTGCGCGGCGGCCTGGCGGCGGGGCTTCTGTTCGTGCTGCCGGGTCTTGCGGCCATGCTGGGGCTGTCGGCGCTCTACGTGATGCATGGCCAGGCGCGCTGGGCCGCGCCGGTTCTTCTGGGCCTGAAGGCGGCGGTGGTGGCGCTGGTTCTGCAGGCCCTGCTGCGGATGGCGGGCCGGGCGGCGCGGGGACGGGCCGGCGCCATCGCGGCGATCCTGGCCTTCCTGGCCCTGAGCTTCACCGTCACGCCGTTTCCGGTGGTGATCCTGGTCGCCGGCCTCGCCGGCTGGTTGTTCGGCGCGGGCGACGGCGTGGTCGTCGATCAGGCCGAGACGCCGCCGCTGAAGGGAGCGGGCAGGGCGGCGCTGGTCTGCCTCGCCGCTTGGTTGGGTCCGGTGATCCTGGTCCTGGCGATCGCGCCGCGCTCGGCCCTGGCCCAGATCGGCGCGGCGTTCAGCGGCCTGGCGGTGGTCAGTTTCGGCGGCGCCTACGCGGCCCTGGCCTATGTGGGCCAGGTGTCGGGCGAACTGGGCTGGCTGACGCCCGGCCAGATGCTGGACGGCCTGGGCCTCGCCGAGACCACGCCGGGGCCGCTGGTGCTGGTCTTCGTCTTCGTGGGGTTCGTGGCCGCCTGGCGCGACGCCGACCCGGCCCTGGCCTGGCCGATGGCGGTGCTGGGCGGGCTGATGGCGGCCTGGGCGACCTTCGCGCCGTCGTTCCTGTGGATCTTCGCCGGCGGGCCGGTGCTGGAGCGGCTGCGCGGCCATGCGCGGACGGCGGGCGCTCTGTCCTGGGTCGGCGCGGCGGTGGTCGGGGTGATCGCCAGCCTGGCCGCCTGGTTCGCCGTGCACCTGCTGTTCCGGACCGGGAACGAGGCGGCCTGGGGACCGTTCAGGGCGACGGTCCCCGATCTCGCCAGTCTCGATCCGGCCGCCATGGGCCTGGTGGCGCTGGCCTGCGGCCTGACCTTCGCCCTGCGCCTGCCGATCCTGGCGCTGGTGGCGGTGATGGCGCTGGCCGGCATGGCCTGCTCGGCGCTGTTCGGAGGCTGACGTAAGGGTAGCATTTTTGCGCTTGCGAAACGGCGTTCCATGCTATGCTGCGCCGCACAATCTTGATCGACGGAGTGAACGGCCATGGTTTCCTCGTCCTTCCCGCCCTCGTCTTCCGACAGTTCCCAAGCTCCTTCGACCAACGTGCTGCTGGGCGCGGCCTCGCCCCTGTGGGCGGTGTTCGGCGGCGCGGCCGCGGCCGGGGCGGCCTGGTGGTGGTGGTCCAACCGCTGGCGCGAGGCGGTCAACCTCGAAGCCCTGATCGCCATCGCGCCCGAGCCGGTGTCGCGCGGCGTGATCGACGAGCCGGCGCCGGCGCTTGTCGAGGCGCCGGTCAAGGTGGTCGAGGCCGTCGTGGCCGAGGTCGAGCCGGTCGTCGAGACCGTGGCGACCGCGGCCGCCGAGGTGGTCGAAGCGGCGGCCGAGGTTCCGCTGGCCGTCGCCGAGGCCTCGGTCGAGGTGGTCGAAGCCGTCGTCGAGACCGTTCCCGAGCCGCTCGCCGAAGTCGTGGCCGAGCCGGAGCAGGTCGTTGAAAAGGCCGTCGCCCCGCTGGTCGAGACCGCCAAGACGGCGGCCGACGACCTGACCCTGCTGGTCGGCATCGGGCCCAAGCTGGCGGCCTCGCTGGCCGACCTGGGCGTTACCCGTTTCGGCCAGATCGCCGCCTGGAGCGCCGACGAGTTGGACAGCTTCGACAAGCTGCTGAACCTGAAGGGCCGCGCCGAGCGCGATGCCTGGATCGCCCAGGCCAGGCGGCTGGCGGACGGGGCCTAGGCCGGTCCGCCCATCGTCCAGATCTTCTTGATCACGCCGGAAAAGGTCAGCATCGGCTGGCCGCCGGTGCTCAGCAGGCCGCGCACGAAGATCATCGAGCCGCCGGCGCGGACCACCTCGCCGGTCGCCTCGACGAGGTCCCCGGCCTTGGCCGGACCGACGAAGTCGCCGTTCAGCGACACGGTGACGGCCTTGGCGTTGTCCAGCTCGCGCCAGGCGATGGCGAACAGCGAGAAGTCGGCGAAGGTCAGCATGCAGCCGCCGTGCATGAAGCCGCCGCCGTTCATGTGGCGCGGCTCGGCCCGGAAGGCGCAGCGCACCTTGCCGTCGTCCTCGCGGAAATAGAACGGCCCGGTCTGGTCCTCGAACGGATCCAGCCCCGCCCAGGTGCGCCAGCCGGCCCATTCGCCGTCCTCGATCAGCCTCGGCCCGCTGACGATCTCGTTGCCGCCGTCCATGCCCTGCGCTCCCGTACTTTCTCGTTGTTATTGCGGCTCAGCTAAGACCTCGCGGCGCGTCGAGGCAAGCCGCCCGCTTACGTCGAAGGCCGAACCGTGGCATGGCTTTCCCATGACCACCCCGATCCAAGACACCATCCTCTCGCAACTGGCGGGCCTGCCGGCCGGCAAGTCCATCGACCCGATGTCGGTGGCCAAGGCCATCCAGCCCGAGCGCTGGCAGCGGCTGCTCGGCCACATCCGCACCGACGCCGTCGAACTGGCCAAGCAGGGCCAGATCGTCATCCTGCGCCACAACAAGCCGGCCAATCCGGAGAAGTTCCGGGGCGTCTATCGCCTGCGTCTGCCGATGGAAGGCGATCCGACCAGCTTCCCGGACGTGGCCGACGACGGGGCCGACGACGCCGAGGATTGATCGCATCGAGGCCCGCCGAAAGGTGGGTCTTGAAAAGAAACCTAATCGGTGAACTATGAGCCTCCCAAATACATCAGGGGAGGTTCGCTCATGATCGTCTTCGGTTCGTCGTTGTCGCCCTATGTGCGCAAGACCCTGGCCTACGGGGCCGAGAAGGGGCTGAAGCTGGAGAACCGGGTGTCGCCGCCCGGAACCCTCGATCCCGAGTTCGCCGAGTGCAGTCCGTTCAGGAAGATCCCGGGCTTCCAGGACGGCGATTTCCGCATCTCGGACTCCACGGCGATCATCACCTATCTGGAGGCCCTGCATCCGGAGCCGAACCTGATCCCGGCCGAGCCGCGCGCTCGCGCCCGGGCGGTCTGGTTCGAGGAGTACGCCGACACCATCCTGGTGACGGCCGGCGGCAAGATCTTCTTCAACCGCATCGTCGCCCCGCGCTTCATGCGCCGGCCCGGCGACGAGGCCGTCGCCGCCAAGGCCGAGGCCGAGGACTTGCCGCCCGCCCTCGACTACTTGGAAAGCATCGTCCCCGACGAAGGCGGCTTCCTGCTGGAGGATCGCCTGACCCTGGCCGACATCGCCGTGGCCAGCCCGTTCGCCAACCTGCGCCACCTCAAGCTCGACCTGTCGCGCTGGCCGCGCACCAAGGCCTATACCGACGCCATCCTGGCGCGGCCGGCCTATGCCGGCCTGATCGCCGGCGAGGAGGCCCTGCTGGCGGCCTTCGCGCCGCCCGAGGCCGCCTGACGTCTTGCCAACCCCGGGGCGGCTATCGGAGGTTGCGGTGTCGAGTATGGAGTAGCTTCGATGTCGCAACTGAAGACCCCGGGCGTGTTCGTCCAGGAGATCGCCGCGGTCCGGCCGATCGCCGGCCTGCCCACGGCGGTGACGGCGCTAGTCGGCCGGGCCGGCCAAGGCCCGGCGGGCGTCGCGGTCCCCATTGACGGCCTGGCGGCTTTCGAAGCCGCCTACGGCCCGGCGGATCGGGCCCATCCCCTGACGCTGGCGGCGGCCGACTTCTTCGCGAACGGCGGCGAGGCGGCCATCGTCGTCCGCCTGCCCGGGAACGCGACCACTAAGGCCGCTCTGGACGCCGCCCTGGCCGCGCTGAAGGCGACGCCGTTCAACATTCTCTACCTGTCGCCGGACGACGTCGAAGGCGATGTTCCGGTCTTCGCCCGAGAGACCGCCGCGGCGTTCGTGGCCGAGCGCGAAGCGATGATGATCCTGGAAGCGCCGGCCGCCTGGGCCGCCGCCAAGATCGACGACATCACGGTCGACGCGCTAGGCGACTTCACCGAAGAGCAGCGCACGCGCATGGCCTGCTACGTCTCCCGCCTGCTCGACGAGGGCGGGCCGCGTCCGTCCGGGGGCGCCGTCGCCGGCATCTGGGCCCGTACCGATCGCAAGGACGGCGTCTGGACCGCGCCGGCCGGCATTCGGGCGGATTTCGCCAGCGGCGTTCCGCAGCGTTTCCTGACCGACGGCGACAACGCGGTGCTGTCGGCGCGCAGCCTCAATGCGCTGAGAAGCTTCCCGGGGCACGACGCCGTGATCTGGGGCGTGCGGACGCTCTCGGCTGTCAGCGACACGTTCCGCTACGTTCCCGCGCGCAGGCTGATCGACCATATCGAGGACAGTGTCGCCGCTGGCCT includes:
- a CDS encoding GNAT family N-acetyltransferase codes for the protein MTDLSLRLARPEDIPALTALMNAAIAELLTPFLPPEGVKASFEVMGLDSQLIADGTYFVVEDGGQIAGCGGWSRRATLFGGDHSAGRDAAMLDPARDAARVRAMYTHPDHVRKGVGRTILAACEQAAAGEGFTRVEMAATMGGVPLYEACGYVLIEPFTAPTSKGYDVPLARMGKTLGGGPGALGPLASHGSMRG
- a CDS encoding phosphatidylinositol-specific phospholipase C domain-containing protein codes for the protein MTECTLQIVNMTDHPVDITTTLIEVRDWASPGERNPLVFSGGQIPAYGRTVASPQALAEGHNSAEFRLSFATHRGEIGTLADARPVTAPNLVKNLGYRKGYLPTFGDAAVHFQVLEAQDPAADGHDGKLTIVLIPKIDPRTWMSKLPDDAYLRDVTLPGSHDAGTAAYIIPLSRCQDLSIGEQLDKGARYFDIRLDSTYPLEIVHGASNTGKYFEKDCLAPMAEFLKHRGTAETIVMCINSDAENHFHDSVISLVRRALNNTFGGDNWLDHFEIDTHQKPLKDLRQKIVFMRRYKFDKASSKYLHCRGIEMIEFKNATGSDSFEWPDDSDSFSEAGGYLFNTAGEPYAIQDRYGLNSFSVHDKIALIERYMNSWRPDVWFLNFLSGSNAAMLPRGVAEGFYMINAHIFDFIIENGVAPYGTLPMDFMTQPEGLLDLMIASNQKIFVK
- a CDS encoding flagellin; the encoded protein is MALNSINTNSGAMIALQNLNSTNSELQVTQQRINTGKKIGSAKDNGAIWATAKNQSATSSSINAVKDSLQRGQSTIDVALAAGDTVTDLLGKMKEKALAASDTSLNTASFNALKADFNSLRDQITKAVSNAKFNGASIIDGKTTKLTYLANSDGTGITVNAKTLSLAGIGLSTTTTFTTAASAKTMITTIDTALQTATNKLASLGTASTGLDTHLNFVGKLQDSLDAGVGNLIDADLAKESAKLQALQTKQQLGIQALSIANQSSSSILSLFR
- a CDS encoding helix-turn-helix transcriptional regulator, translating into MRHEKATKLLDLARRLASSSEGLTLDEMAQAMEVGRRTAERMRDAVWTAFPQMEAIEDPPTRRFRIPSGLDSLFQTPTAEELAALRTAADSNAAAGADARAAALYALEGKLLSALKGSARRRVAPDVEALVQAETIAVHAGPRPFEDQGVLAQIRSAVKGLTALSFRYEGGSQPGRTRTVTPLGILFGRSNYLVSLEGHSPRPRTFRLDRMSDVEALDRPASPPADFSLQAFADESFGIYHGEIEDVVLRIRADRAEDALRWRFHSNQVVTQGPGGVVTVAFRASGMLELAWHLFTWGDAIEIVSPESLKKIMVEELEKALAAHRRA
- a CDS encoding DNA topoisomerase IB, which encodes MPRDTAEAPAAEKTLLAYVNDQEQGLTRLGKPGAFAYADADGRPVRDEATLDRIRALAIPPAWTSVWICPDPNGHIQAVGRDQKGRKQYRYHPDWRADRDARKYERMAAFGRALPRLRKRVEADLARRGLPREKVLAAVVRLLELTLIRVGNDEYAKTNKSFGLTTMQKRHLKLAGGGAMFEFKGKSGKVHRTGFRDRRLARIVRACQDLRGQRLFQYLDEEGQRRSIESHDVNDYIRAVAGEDFSAKDFRTWYGSLAALEALSLQPAPATRTEAKKALNLCIKAVAGLLGNTPAVCRAAYIHPRVLEAFETSGLPKRRASSERARELALLRLVAS
- the rlmJ gene encoding 23S rRNA (adenine(2030)-N(6))-methyltransferase RlmJ, coding for MNYRHAFHAGNFADLQKHAILLALLEALTVDESPLAVIDTHAGAGAYDLRGDMAQKSKEAAAGIGRLLAEGDAPAPFASLLKAVEELNVGAADAPLYPGSPLLIARALRRSDRYTACELRDDDFDQLRKVLGPYAFAQALKADGYATAEARAGRGGRTFVLIDPPFERPDDYAQCVATVRAVRKVDPAAVLAIWTPLKDLETFDAFVRALENVTDDALVAELRLRPLRDPMKMNGSAMVLVGAPAAIEPKVSEITTFLAARLGETGAAARVWRA
- the chrA gene encoding chromate efflux transporter yields the protein MSLAPSLRQACAVWLKVGCLGFGGPAGQIALLHREVVEKRGWIDEDRFAHALSFCMLLPGPEAQQLATWLGWRLHGVRGGLAAGLLFVLPGLAAMLGLSALYVMHGQARWAAPVLLGLKAAVVALVLQALLRMAGRAARGRAGAIAAILAFLALSFTVTPFPVVILVAGLAGWLFGAGDGVVVDQAETPPLKGAGRAALVCLAAWLGPVILVLAIAPRSALAQIGAAFSGLAVVSFGGAYAALAYVGQVSGELGWLTPGQMLDGLGLAETTPGPLVLVFVFVGFVAAWRDADPALAWPMAVLGGLMAAWATFAPSFLWIFAGGPVLERLRGHARTAGALSWVGAAVVGVIASLAAWFAVHLLFRTGNEAAWGPFRATVPDLASLDPAAMGLVALACGLTFALRLPILALVAVMALAGMACSALFGG
- the phaH gene encoding phasin PhaH, yielding MVSSSFPPSSSDSSQAPSTNVLLGAASPLWAVFGGAAAAGAAWWWWSNRWREAVNLEALIAIAPEPVSRGVIDEPAPALVEAPVKVVEAVVAEVEPVVETVATAAAEVVEAAAEVPLAVAEASVEVVEAVVETVPEPLAEVVAEPEQVVEKAVAPLVETAKTAADDLTLLVGIGPKLAASLADLGVTRFGQIAAWSADELDSFDKLLNLKGRAERDAWIAQARRLADGA
- a CDS encoding PaaI family thioesterase codes for the protein MDGGNEIVSGPRLIEDGEWAGWRTWAGLDPFEDQTGPFYFREDDGKVRCAFRAEPRHMNGGGFMHGGCMLTFADFSLFAIAWRELDNAKAVTVSLNGDFVGPAKAGDLVEATGEVVRAGGSMIFVRGLLSTGGQPMLTFSGVIKKIWTMGGPA
- a CDS encoding DUF3253 domain-containing protein, whose translation is MTTPIQDTILSQLAGLPAGKSIDPMSVAKAIQPERWQRLLGHIRTDAVELAKQGQIVILRHNKPANPEKFRGVYRLRLPMEGDPTSFPDVADDGADDAED
- a CDS encoding glutathione S-transferase family protein; the encoded protein is MIVFGSSLSPYVRKTLAYGAEKGLKLENRVSPPGTLDPEFAECSPFRKIPGFQDGDFRISDSTAIITYLEALHPEPNLIPAEPRARARAVWFEEYADTILVTAGGKIFFNRIVAPRFMRRPGDEAVAAKAEAEDLPPALDYLESIVPDEGGFLLEDRLTLADIAVASPFANLRHLKLDLSRWPRTKAYTDAILARPAYAGLIAGEEALLAAFAPPEAA
- a CDS encoding phage tail sheath family protein — protein: MSQLKTPGVFVQEIAAVRPIAGLPTAVTALVGRAGQGPAGVAVPIDGLAAFEAAYGPADRAHPLTLAAADFFANGGEAAIVVRLPGNATTKAALDAALAALKATPFNILYLSPDDVEGDVPVFARETAAAFVAEREAMMILEAPAAWAAAKIDDITVDALGDFTEEQRTRMACYVSRLLDEGGPRPSGGAVAGIWARTDRKDGVWTAPAGIRADFASGVPQRFLTDGDNAVLSARSLNALRSFPGHDAVIWGVRTLSAVSDTFRYVPARRLIDHIEDSVAAGLAWAATEPPSPALFATVQAQVSTFLAGIWQAGGLMGAKAAESFYVVCDMSNNAAYLGQGVLRVDLGVAVQHAAEFVPVSIVTPVAAT